Proteins from a genomic interval of Paenibacillus sp. FSL H8-0048:
- a CDS encoding DNA/RNA non-specific endonuclease: MQTQATVSKEKDKTSGGHKPYSNPQVFIRPAAAKQPDPVEIIRRVRQNPASLSREDKLALQRTLGNRAVVQLLSSLKEDGKKKEQADNGTQAAGPSNSVAAEAQVEEHKDSPEPVQAEAEQASAPAEAKMQSKQEPLGQAGGANASVTQTKPASGGSSSGPVAVKKTPAPARTKGRAEATVEGQAETAEREEDAPSAEEAREELSAEPLNPGKAEESAAAQGEDAPEPAKKSAASKGADAPKKAAKEPSLGAALGALAGDGKEKPAKGKTVKISGEDPGQILDQLTQVQPTELGDAYAQAVNVSSGAFAKQAQKTKQGLPAVPVPTGLKGKVLQARKKPAALKHAVKEGFKSERTGGAVSAGKLDKMNISSSGSGGNPEAMLSEIRSAAAQPPGISMTGEADPSQLEGFHQEASQQVSTAKQAEMGQIKQPFGENEIYPEPDGTVVKAAAGLKGGQAPGAKKLPALTLPADMTAGLNRSLAPEMKKQLGTKQAEYKKEQAKFDSKVLSSKADSQAQIRQAETEAKNKQISQQTGAKAEVTQLQGEWKKELDAAETDYTKQAGSAAQQKKQEINSVRTDKEREAQKKQSEAEREATQAYSKAKKEADGKHEQEKAKEEKKGGFLGWVKDKLEAVVEVVKKAVNFIFEGLRKAVKFIFDKAKQAVLGIIELGRKLITTLIKGLGVLLKKLVTVVFAKFPGIAAKICSKIDGVVNKAIKAVNQLAQKLKTKVTQVMDFLASKVDQALAAVQNFYSKLISTLGNLLIATFLDVLVRIGALGKAAKRSFSHLEGKMWEYLLGVDISKPMGAGAAEGGAVEQAEGAGAGAAAGEKLSAEDIEMESVEQGEMDPALVQEANLKDGETKEMSGSRDPATMDSIMAEFDTGTANQSLGGKIADGVKLRANNAKMLFDQIKSFVIKWMKAHGLQLLAGIAGVLVAVGAAFVISGGAITVLIPPIINIITVVMQAQAIVSIAQTLAQAAGYIGTYLSQGWQKMIEPAAIALATALAMGLVELAMAGGFKAVGADLKKAGQAVKKGVGAAASGVKNVVGAGAKGIKSLLKSGAKLASKSGSMIIRNGKIVIKSLQKGLVKGAKNLRGLLDRILQKFKFKKFKLVRKGKHIRLYGEVNPWVLLADGTIQEVDSLDGRKAGINTQAELDKIKSLSESQRNDFYNAAVARKDGKIDFDSIKVSEKSALKKTFVSTPYDASGKLKANVKYKTGEFQYDYETDHFGRIETFKADDLKLTAREQRLPHDSNTPGKAKGDHAGHLAGDRFGGSAQIDNIVSQASAVNLSKYKKLENLWAKALKEIPPKHVSVEVKLLYDIDSLRPSGFKVIYEIDGNITIKNLSN; the protein is encoded by the coding sequence TTGCAGACCCAAGCAACCGTAAGTAAGGAGAAAGACAAAACATCCGGCGGCCATAAACCATACAGCAATCCGCAGGTATTCATTCGCCCGGCAGCCGCGAAACAACCAGACCCGGTAGAGATTATCCGGCGTGTCCGCCAGAATCCGGCTTCCTTAAGCCGTGAAGACAAGCTGGCACTTCAGCGCACACTCGGCAACCGGGCTGTAGTTCAGTTGTTATCGAGTCTGAAGGAGGATGGGAAGAAGAAAGAGCAGGCAGACAATGGAACACAGGCGGCTGGACCAAGTAACAGCGTGGCCGCAGAAGCTCAAGTGGAAGAGCATAAGGATTCACCGGAACCGGTGCAAGCAGAAGCAGAGCAAGCCAGCGCTCCGGCTGAAGCTAAGATGCAGAGTAAGCAGGAGCCGTTGGGGCAGGCAGGAGGCGCTAATGCGTCTGTCACACAAACTAAGCCTGCTAGTGGCGGCAGTTCTTCAGGTCCCGTAGCCGTCAAAAAGACGCCAGCACCTGCCCGGACGAAGGGGAGAGCAGAGGCCACTGTAGAGGGGCAAGCTGAAACGGCAGAACGAGAGGAAGACGCTCCGTCTGCAGAAGAAGCCAGGGAAGAGCTGTCTGCGGAACCTTTGAATCCCGGAAAGGCGGAGGAGTCCGCAGCAGCTCAGGGAGAGGATGCGCCGGAGCCAGCCAAGAAGTCCGCCGCCTCCAAAGGAGCAGATGCACCGAAGAAAGCAGCCAAGGAGCCATCGCTTGGAGCAGCACTCGGTGCCTTGGCAGGAGATGGGAAGGAGAAGCCGGCGAAGGGTAAGACGGTGAAGATCAGCGGTGAAGATCCGGGGCAGATTCTGGATCAGCTGACACAGGTTCAGCCTACAGAGCTGGGGGATGCCTATGCCCAGGCGGTGAATGTATCCTCCGGTGCTTTCGCGAAGCAGGCGCAGAAGACCAAACAAGGGCTGCCTGCTGTTCCTGTACCGACCGGCTTGAAAGGGAAGGTCCTGCAGGCCCGGAAGAAACCGGCAGCACTGAAGCACGCTGTGAAGGAAGGCTTCAAAAGCGAGCGTACCGGCGGGGCTGTTAGTGCAGGGAAGCTGGACAAAATGAACATTAGTTCATCCGGTTCCGGGGGCAATCCTGAGGCGATGTTAAGCGAGATCCGTTCCGCAGCCGCCCAGCCGCCGGGAATCAGCATGACCGGGGAGGCAGATCCCTCCCAACTGGAGGGTTTTCATCAGGAGGCCTCTCAGCAGGTGAGCACAGCCAAGCAGGCGGAGATGGGCCAGATCAAGCAGCCGTTCGGGGAGAATGAGATCTATCCCGAGCCGGATGGCACCGTGGTGAAGGCCGCTGCAGGGCTGAAAGGCGGGCAGGCGCCCGGAGCCAAAAAGCTGCCTGCACTGACACTGCCTGCAGATATGACTGCCGGACTGAACCGTAGTCTGGCTCCAGAGATGAAGAAGCAGCTTGGTACCAAGCAGGCGGAATATAAGAAGGAACAAGCAAAATTCGACAGTAAAGTGCTGAGCTCCAAAGCCGACAGCCAGGCACAAATCCGGCAGGCCGAGACCGAGGCGAAGAACAAGCAGATCAGCCAGCAGACTGGAGCCAAAGCAGAAGTCACCCAATTGCAGGGCGAGTGGAAAAAGGAGCTGGATGCTGCCGAGACGGACTATACCAAACAGGCCGGGTCAGCCGCCCAGCAGAAGAAGCAGGAGATCAACAGCGTCCGCACAGACAAAGAGCGGGAAGCTCAGAAGAAGCAGTCTGAAGCGGAGCGGGAAGCGACGCAGGCCTACAGTAAAGCTAAGAAGGAAGCAGACGGCAAGCATGAACAGGAGAAGGCCAAGGAAGAGAAGAAGGGCGGCTTCCTCGGCTGGGTGAAGGATAAGCTGGAAGCTGTCGTCGAAGTCGTTAAGAAAGCAGTCAACTTCATTTTTGAGGGTCTCCGCAAAGCGGTTAAGTTTATTTTTGACAAAGCGAAGCAGGCTGTGCTGGGCATCATTGAACTGGGCCGCAAGCTGATTACAACTCTGATCAAGGGACTGGGTGTGCTGCTGAAAAAGCTGGTAACCGTTGTATTTGCCAAGTTCCCCGGCATTGCAGCCAAGATATGCAGCAAGATTGACGGAGTTGTCAATAAGGCCATTAAAGCGGTCAACCAGCTGGCCCAGAAGCTCAAGACCAAGGTTACTCAAGTTATGGACTTCCTGGCCTCGAAGGTGGATCAGGCGCTGGCAGCAGTACAGAACTTCTATTCCAAGCTGATCTCAACGCTCGGCAATCTGCTGATTGCGACTTTCCTGGATGTGCTCGTCCGTATAGGAGCGCTCGGGAAGGCGGCGAAGCGTTCGTTCAGCCATCTGGAAGGGAAGATGTGGGAGTATCTGCTTGGGGTAGACATCTCCAAGCCAATGGGCGCTGGAGCAGCAGAAGGCGGAGCTGTAGAGCAGGCTGAGGGAGCTGGCGCTGGTGCGGCAGCGGGCGAGAAGCTGAGCGCCGAGGATATCGAGATGGAGTCGGTGGAGCAGGGCGAGATGGACCCTGCACTGGTGCAGGAGGCGAACCTGAAGGACGGAGAAACCAAAGAGATGTCCGGCAGCCGCGACCCGGCTACCATGGACAGTATTATGGCGGAATTCGACACCGGAACAGCCAACCAGAGCCTTGGCGGCAAAATAGCCGATGGTGTCAAGCTACGTGCGAATAATGCGAAAATGTTGTTTGACCAAATTAAATCATTTGTAATAAAATGGATGAAGGCCCATGGATTACAGCTGCTTGCGGGCATAGCGGGAGTATTGGTTGCTGTTGGCGCAGCTTTTGTCATCAGTGGCGGTGCCATTACTGTTCTTATTCCCCCTATTATTAATATTATCACGGTTGTGATGCAGGCTCAGGCAATTGTGTCTATTGCGCAAACCTTAGCGCAAGCCGCCGGTTACATCGGCACCTACCTGAGCCAGGGCTGGCAGAAGATGATCGAACCTGCCGCAATTGCGCTCGCTACTGCACTGGCGATGGGGCTGGTTGAGCTGGCGATGGCGGGTGGCTTCAAAGCTGTCGGAGCTGACCTCAAGAAAGCCGGACAAGCTGTCAAGAAGGGCGTCGGAGCGGCAGCCAGCGGGGTGAAGAACGTTGTAGGCGCAGGAGCCAAAGGCATCAAGAGCCTGCTGAAATCCGGAGCCAAGCTGGCCTCCAAGAGCGGCAGCATGATTATACGTAATGGTAAAATCGTGATCAAGAGCCTGCAAAAGGGGCTCGTGAAGGGGGCCAAAAATCTCCGGGGCCTGCTGGACCGGATTCTGCAAAAGTTCAAGTTCAAGAAGTTTAAGCTGGTGCGCAAGGGCAAGCATATTCGTCTTTACGGCGAGGTTAATCCTTGGGTGTTGCTGGCTGATGGGACGATTCAAGAAGTTGATAGTCTGGATGGAAGAAAAGCAGGGATTAATACTCAGGCAGAGCTCGATAAGATTAAGAGCCTTTCTGAGTCCCAAAGAAATGATTTCTATAATGCTGCAGTTGCAAGAAAAGACGGGAAGATTGATTTTGATAGTATTAAGGTTTCTGAAAAATCAGCATTGAAGAAAACATTCGTCTCAACACCATACGATGCATCAGGTAAACTAAAAGCTAATGTGAAATACAAAACTGGTGAATTTCAATATGACTATGAAACAGATCATTTTGGAAGAATTGAAACTTTTAAAGCAGATGATTTGAAATTAACTGCAAGAGAGCAAAGATTACCGCATGATTCGAATACCCCAGGGAAAGCGAAAGGTGACCATGCAGGCCATCTTGCAGGGGATAGGTTTGGAGGATCAGCACAAATTGATAACATTGTTTCTCAAGCAAGTGCAGTTAATTTAAGTAAATACAAAAAATTAGAGAATTTATGGGCGAAAGCGTTAAAAGAAATACCACCAAAGCATGTATCAGTTGAAGTGAAATTATTATATGACATTGATTCTCTCAGACCTTCAGGTTTTAAAGTAATCTACGAAATAGATGGAAATATTACAATTAAGAATTTATCAAATTAG
- a CDS encoding DUF600 domain-containing protein has protein sequence MAKVFEDYFSELQADMVSTCIEYVNNRADMIFIYATYEVGDYGFDVFYKINNKIVQKNKINDALEHSEILYDVSRNRQIALLDAGNEDLLKLYNICKEYKREMPTEMKLVYDVANNKLNATYNYNLIYSNDPEKTSDHVFKEWFEEMGKLS, from the coding sequence ATGGCAAAAGTATTTGAAGATTATTTTTCGGAACTACAAGCAGATATGGTTTCGACTTGTATAGAGTATGTTAATAATAGAGCGGATATGATTTTTATCTACGCAACTTATGAAGTTGGAGATTACGGATTTGATGTCTTCTACAAGATTAATAATAAGATTGTGCAGAAAAATAAGATAAATGATGCGTTAGAGCATTCAGAAATTTTATATGATGTTTCGAGAAATCGCCAGATTGCACTTCTCGATGCGGGTAATGAAGACCTTCTAAAGTTATATAATATTTGTAAAGAATACAAAAGAGAAATGCCGACAGAGATGAAGCTTGTTTATGATGTAGCAAATAATAAACTGAATGCAACCTACAACTACAATTTAATTTACTCGAATGATCCCGAAAAGACATCAGATCACGTATTTAAAGAGTGGTTCGAAGAGATGGGGAAATTATCGTAA
- the imm47 gene encoding Imm47 family immunity protein, producing MAAHKDLLNSEDLLFLSNLSELNANTFAASAVSTLSYDAIPYLLAMLEEWEDTSVEGTIRNSLDIFLDYSEELSEDATVDEIGHFYMDFIKSVDPENYYYFGEPVFPGVIAKKIIEKSVISLNQSTPVLTNVYPSLLSVWSGVRCPVQYGTIVDAELLKDVYGYVDEISKMDWEVGAKYFYGNRVR from the coding sequence GTGGCAGCACATAAAGATTTGTTGAACAGTGAGGACTTATTGTTCCTAAGCAACTTATCTGAATTAAATGCAAATACTTTTGCAGCAAGCGCTGTTAGTACTTTATCCTATGATGCAATTCCTTATCTGCTAGCAATGCTGGAAGAATGGGAGGATACGAGCGTTGAAGGAACGATAAGGAATTCATTAGATATTTTTTTAGACTATTCTGAAGAATTAAGTGAAGATGCAACTGTAGATGAGATTGGACACTTTTATATGGATTTCATAAAGAGTGTAGACCCTGAAAACTATTATTACTTCGGTGAACCTGTTTTTCCAGGAGTTATAGCTAAAAAAATTATAGAGAAGTCAGTGATATCTCTAAACCAATCTACTCCTGTACTAACGAATGTCTATCCATCCTTACTTTCCGTTTGGAGTGGTGTCAGATGCCCGGTTCAATATGGTACTATCGTAGATGCTGAACTGCTTAAAGATGTATATGGGTATGTCGACGAAATATCTAAGATGGATTGGGAAGTCGGAGCGAAGTACTTTTACGGAAATAGAGTTCGTTAA
- a CDS encoding ATP-binding protein, with translation MARSYRKETAESADDVERVEAAELGAAAAYVAALASAHEPAAPREENGEPAPPYSSNQEHLAEELQLLELRLKLRYLEGPQPHAELELVDGEIRSLLDVQSEDEHYINLLTAEIAHLERKIAARLKTSFHPSAGQAPSPAPRLILPEVASALNLSGLEVSILVACLAPELDGKYGRIYAYLQNDMSDKRPTVGWVLRVFAGAEEERQAARLLFDVRAPLMKLLLERRGEYGDSRIPLIARPLKLEDWAVNLLLGYEVLDERLTKAAKLSTVPLPQQSRFPAELEQKLLRFAKHYSRSGPGSSGSLLYISGTDEGVKLGGIREVCGTLGLSVLVADLEKLLRPEADFSELLRLLGRHALLMKTALCFIGFDSLVTEDDRYSLQIRLLMEMLADCASLTFILGEAQWGFSFTGIPMNFMQIDLPFPDAAARKAAWTSMGQEYKLSPQMELDEVSGSFRFTASQIRAALNGGENIAVWNGSRESGISTKDLYEACYFQSSRRIQALASKVQAMYTWDMLVLPEEQLNQLKEICRQVKYRALVYGEWGFAGRLSLGRGLNILFSGPPGSGKTMAAEVIATELSLELYKIDVSQIVSKYIGETEKNLSRIFDEAETSNAILLFDEADALFGKRSEVKDAHDRYANVEISYLLQKMEEYTGIVILATNLNQNLDDAFARRLHFKLEFPFPEQQQRGRIWRGMFPAGAPLDSGLDFGFMAEKFILAGGNIKNIALNAAFYAAHEGCSIGMKQIMLAAKREYLKLGRTFLPSDYAPYHTLIEVK, from the coding sequence TTGGCTAGAAGCTATCGAAAGGAAACAGCAGAGTCTGCTGATGATGTGGAACGGGTCGAAGCTGCCGAGCTTGGCGCAGCCGCTGCTTATGTTGCTGCACTTGCTTCCGCTCACGAACCAGCAGCTCCCCGAGAGGAGAACGGCGAACCCGCTCCGCCCTACAGCTCGAACCAAGAGCATCTTGCAGAAGAGCTGCAACTGCTGGAGCTCCGGCTTAAGCTCAGGTATCTTGAAGGACCGCAGCCGCATGCAGAGCTGGAGCTTGTGGACGGGGAGATCCGCAGTCTGCTGGATGTCCAGTCTGAAGATGAGCATTACATCAATCTCTTAACAGCGGAAATTGCTCATCTGGAACGGAAGATCGCTGCCAGACTGAAGACTAGCTTCCACCCGTCAGCAGGGCAGGCACCCAGTCCCGCTCCCAGGCTCATTCTCCCGGAGGTGGCTTCTGCACTAAACCTGTCAGGGCTGGAGGTAAGCATCCTGGTCGCTTGTCTGGCGCCTGAGCTGGATGGCAAGTACGGGCGAATCTATGCCTACCTGCAGAATGATATGTCGGACAAGCGCCCTACGGTGGGTTGGGTCCTGAGGGTATTCGCCGGGGCAGAGGAGGAGCGGCAGGCGGCCCGCCTGCTGTTCGATGTCCGTGCGCCGCTGATGAAGCTGCTGCTGGAGCGAAGAGGGGAGTACGGCGACAGCCGCATTCCCTTAATCGCCCGGCCGCTGAAGCTGGAGGATTGGGCGGTGAATCTGCTGCTCGGCTATGAGGTGCTGGATGAGCGTCTGACGAAGGCGGCGAAGCTTAGCACGGTGCCTCTTCCGCAGCAGTCCCGTTTCCCGGCTGAGCTGGAGCAGAAGCTGCTGAGGTTCGCAAAGCATTACAGCCGCAGCGGGCCCGGAAGCTCCGGCAGTCTGCTATACATCAGCGGCACGGATGAGGGCGTGAAGCTGGGCGGTATCCGCGAGGTCTGCGGCACTCTGGGACTCTCAGTGCTGGTTGCCGACTTGGAGAAGCTGCTGCGCCCGGAGGCTGACTTCAGCGAATTGCTGAGACTGCTTGGACGGCATGCGCTGCTGATGAAGACAGCCCTCTGCTTCATTGGCTTCGACAGCCTGGTGACAGAGGATGACCGTTACAGTCTGCAGATCCGTCTCCTCATGGAGATGCTGGCAGACTGTGCATCACTGACGTTCATTCTTGGAGAAGCGCAGTGGGGATTCAGCTTCACCGGAATTCCTATGAACTTCATGCAGATCGACTTGCCCTTTCCGGATGCGGCGGCCCGCAAGGCTGCATGGACTTCCATGGGTCAGGAGTATAAGCTGTCTCCGCAGATGGAACTGGATGAAGTCAGCGGCAGCTTCCGCTTCACGGCAAGCCAGATCCGGGCCGCTCTGAACGGTGGTGAGAACATCGCCGTCTGGAACGGCTCCAGGGAGAGCGGGATCAGCACGAAGGATCTCTACGAAGCCTGTTACTTCCAATCCAGCCGCAGAATCCAGGCACTGGCCTCGAAGGTCCAGGCCATGTATACCTGGGACATGCTGGTGCTTCCCGAAGAGCAGCTGAATCAGCTGAAGGAAATCTGCCGTCAGGTGAAATACCGCGCACTCGTCTATGGAGAGTGGGGCTTTGCAGGACGGCTGTCGCTCGGCAGAGGGCTAAACATCCTGTTCTCGGGGCCGCCGGGCTCCGGGAAGACGATGGCCGCTGAGGTGATTGCGACTGAGCTGAGCCTTGAGCTCTACAAGATCGATGTCTCGCAGATTGTGAGCAAGTACATCGGGGAGACCGAGAAGAATCTGTCGCGGATTTTTGATGAGGCGGAGACCTCGAATGCCATTCTCTTGTTCGACGAAGCGGATGCCTTGTTCGGCAAGCGCTCTGAGGTCAAGGATGCGCATGACCGGTACGCGAATGTGGAGATCAGCTACCTGCTGCAGAAGATGGAGGAGTATACGGGGATTGTGATTCTGGCGACCAACTTGAATCAGAACCTGGATGATGCTTTTGCCCGCAGGCTGCACTTCAAGCTGGAATTCCCGTTCCCGGAGCAGCAGCAGCGCGGCCGGATCTGGCGGGGAATGTTCCCGGCGGGAGCACCGCTTGATTCTGGATTGGATTTCGGTTTCATGGCGGAGAAGTTCATTCTGGCCGGAGGCAACATCAAGAACATTGCCTTGAATGCAGCCTTTTATGCGGCGCATGAGGGCTGTTCCATCGGGATGAAGCAGATCATGCTGGCAGCCAAACGGGAGTATCTGAAGCTGGGCAGAACCTTTTTGCCATCGGATTATGCGCCCTATCACACACTGATCGAGGTGAAATAA
- a CDS encoding DUF4255 domain-containing protein, which produces MAVDTGTVIRDVSTSLKALLKAHVPELNDDSFISFGSPSDIDSSTMKLSMCLYYLSHSPSMRNSEKEETGGKNEFMYPPAYLDLYYLLTPYAKDRETEQLILGRIFQLFHEHPVLSGSDLRGNLAECGNEKIRISYNNLTIQDIKQLWEVFPGKPAKVSLSYLVSPVRLPADKTILIPRVEVKELGVHPL; this is translated from the coding sequence ATGGCTGTGGATACAGGTACGGTAATAAGAGATGTCAGCACCAGCCTGAAGGCGTTATTGAAAGCACATGTGCCTGAGCTGAACGATGACAGCTTCATCAGCTTCGGCTCTCCGAGTGACATTGACAGCTCAACGATGAAGCTGTCCATGTGTTTGTACTATTTGAGCCATAGCCCGAGTATGCGCAACAGTGAGAAGGAAGAAACCGGCGGTAAGAATGAGTTCATGTATCCGCCGGCTTATCTGGACTTGTACTATCTGCTCACACCATACGCCAAGGACAGGGAGACCGAGCAGCTAATCCTGGGCCGGATCTTTCAGCTGTTCCATGAGCATCCGGTGCTTAGCGGCAGCGATCTGCGGGGCAACCTGGCTGAATGCGGCAATGAGAAGATCCGGATCTCCTATAACAACCTGACGATTCAGGATATCAAGCAGCTGTGGGAGGTGTTCCCAGGGAAGCCAGCTAAGGTGAGCCTGTCCTATCTGGTGTCTCCGGTGCGGCTGCCTGCGGATAAGACGATCCTGATTCCGCGGGTTGAGGTGAAAGAGCTGGGCGTTCATCCTCTATAG
- a CDS encoding phage tail sheath family protein, protein MANYLSPGVYVEEVSSGVKPIAGVGTSVGAFVGIAEKGVIGKAVLVTNWSQFVNEFGQFIPNGYLAYAVYNFFAEGGTSCYVVRAASTDIRPASLAVRDTDNLDLFKVVARSEGEWGNRISVKIGPSSNKQQFGFKMIVQYLLDSDFNNEYSGEDEEGKIVEIFDNMLLINFEEKVNQVSAFVSVKPLVDLTILENMEKTPAFNEAALSLSGGVNGMSPIDFLGDAVKRAGIHAFDTIDGINIVAAPDLADMPYSRGTILDMLNYCKLRKDCIFIVDPPHGLSPMEVKDFKEGAGDYSGNSFNTSYGALYYPWVYINDPLTGKQKLVPPSGAIAGTYAYVDAVRGVHKAPAGTTDGYLDSVVGIEKIITKAEQELLNPGGINVIRSLPEGICVWGARTLSADSEWSYVNVRRLMMYIEESLDEGSQWVVFEPNDPSLWGKVKRNLTAFLTRVWRDGALYGTTQEEAFFVKVDEENNPPAVRDAGQLIIEVGVAPVKPAEFVVIRVSQKTLSK, encoded by the coding sequence ATGGCAAATTATTTATCGCCAGGTGTGTATGTGGAGGAAGTCTCAAGCGGGGTTAAGCCGATTGCCGGTGTGGGCACCTCAGTCGGGGCTTTCGTCGGAATCGCAGAAAAAGGGGTCATCGGCAAAGCGGTACTGGTCACCAACTGGAGCCAGTTCGTCAATGAGTTCGGCCAGTTTATCCCCAATGGCTATCTCGCTTATGCCGTGTATAACTTTTTTGCAGAAGGAGGCACCTCCTGCTATGTAGTGAGAGCCGCATCCACCGACATCCGGCCGGCTTCGCTTGCGGTTCGCGATACCGATAATCTCGATTTGTTCAAGGTAGTTGCACGTTCGGAAGGGGAGTGGGGCAACCGCATTTCGGTCAAGATCGGTCCGTCCTCCAACAAGCAGCAGTTCGGCTTCAAGATGATTGTGCAGTATTTGCTGGACAGTGATTTCAATAATGAATACAGCGGAGAAGACGAAGAGGGCAAAATCGTCGAAATCTTCGACAACATGCTGCTGATCAATTTTGAAGAAAAGGTGAATCAGGTATCCGCCTTTGTCAGTGTAAAGCCGCTGGTGGACCTGACCATTCTGGAGAATATGGAGAAAACGCCGGCGTTCAATGAAGCAGCTCTGTCTCTGAGCGGCGGTGTGAACGGGATGTCCCCGATTGACTTCCTGGGGGATGCGGTCAAGCGGGCCGGTATCCACGCATTTGATACGATTGACGGCATCAACATTGTAGCGGCTCCAGACCTTGCAGATATGCCGTACAGCCGGGGCACCATCCTGGACATGCTGAATTACTGCAAGCTGAGAAAAGACTGCATCTTCATCGTAGATCCTCCGCATGGCTTAAGTCCGATGGAGGTCAAGGATTTCAAGGAGGGGGCGGGCGATTATTCGGGCAATTCATTCAATACGTCCTACGGCGCTTTGTACTATCCTTGGGTCTACATTAATGATCCGCTGACCGGAAAGCAGAAGCTTGTGCCGCCGTCCGGGGCAATTGCCGGGACGTATGCGTATGTCGATGCCGTTCGCGGTGTCCACAAAGCACCTGCAGGCACCACCGACGGCTATCTGGATTCCGTAGTCGGGATTGAGAAGATCATCACGAAGGCGGAGCAGGAGCTGCTGAATCCCGGCGGCATCAACGTAATCCGTTCCTTGCCGGAGGGCATCTGTGTCTGGGGAGCCAGAACACTGTCCGCCGATTCGGAATGGAGTTACGTCAACGTCCGGCGGCTGATGATGTACATTGAAGAGTCGCTGGATGAGGGCAGCCAGTGGGTCGTATTTGAGCCGAATGATCCGAGTCTGTGGGGGAAGGTTAAGCGCAATCTCACCGCCTTCCTGACCCGCGTATGGAGAGACGGTGCGCTCTACGGAACCACGCAGGAAGAAGCCTTTTTCGTCAAAGTGGACGAGGAGAACAATCCGCCTGCCGTGCGGGATGCCGGACAGCTGATTATCGAAGTGGGCGTAGCCCCGGTCAAACCTGCTGAATTCGTAGTCATCCGGGTCAGCCAGAAGACCTTATCCAAATAA
- a CDS encoding phage tail protein has protein sequence MATGKRLDPYRNYRFRVVIDGIQTAAFADATIPDTSTEAVDYREGIDAPHARKLSGLTKFGNITLKKGLTDSLELYNWRKSIEDKGALKNRKSLSIILVDEEGNDKAQWDILEAWPIKYDVSALSAKGNEVSVESMELVHEGVRRVK, from the coding sequence ATGGCAACCGGCAAAAGATTGGACCCCTACCGCAATTACCGCTTCCGTGTTGTAATTGACGGCATTCAGACCGCAGCCTTTGCGGACGCAACGATTCCGGATACATCCACAGAGGCTGTAGATTACCGGGAGGGTATAGATGCCCCGCATGCGCGCAAGCTGTCGGGCTTGACCAAATTCGGGAACATTACCTTGAAAAAAGGGCTGACCGACTCCCTGGAGCTCTACAACTGGCGCAAGTCGATTGAGGACAAAGGCGCGCTGAAGAACCGCAAGAGCTTGTCCATCATCCTGGTGGATGAAGAAGGCAATGACAAGGCGCAGTGGGATATCCTCGAAGCCTGGCCGATCAAATATGATGTCAGCGCCCTTAGCGCCAAAGGCAACGAGGTCTCTGTCGAGTCGATGGAGCTGGTGCATGAAGGGGTTCGCAGAGTGAAATAG
- a CDS encoding DUF6760 family protein, which yields MVGYPLDRLYEEVAFLTYYLHWDYTAVLNLEHAERDRWCSEVSRINQKLSGGEEKKNFFEA from the coding sequence ATAGTCGGCTACCCCCTTGACCGCCTCTACGAGGAGGTAGCCTTTCTGACCTACTATCTGCACTGGGACTATACGGCGGTGCTGAACCTGGAGCATGCTGAACGGGACCGCTGGTGCAGTGAAGTCAGCCGGATCAACCAGAAGCTGAGTGGCGGGGAAGAGAAGAAGAACTTCTTTGAGGCTTAG
- a CDS encoding phage tail protein, producing MKANMLNIGAKRSWVPGYREDPFLAYNFIVEIDGISVAGFSEVSGLSVETQVERKTFGGENHKEFVFLGPTKYSDLTLKNGVTNDEYLWNWYQNVVNGVIRRRSGSICLLDHSGTPKVWWNFIEACPIKWEGPAFNASSSAVAVESLVLTHNGLYRYR from the coding sequence ATGAAGGCAAATATGCTAAATATCGGCGCCAAAAGAAGCTGGGTGCCCGGGTACCGGGAAGATCCCTTTCTTGCTTATAACTTCATCGTGGAAATTGACGGGATCTCCGTGGCCGGATTCTCTGAGGTCTCAGGCCTTAGCGTGGAGACACAGGTGGAGCGCAAAACCTTCGGCGGCGAGAATCATAAGGAATTTGTGTTCCTGGGACCGACCAAGTACTCGGATCTGACGCTGAAAAACGGGGTCACGAATGATGAGTATCTGTGGAATTGGTATCAGAATGTGGTGAACGGAGTCATCCGGCGGCGCAGCGGGTCCATCTGTCTCTTGGATCATTCCGGCACGCCCAAGGTGTGGTGGAACTTCATCGAAGCCTGTCCCATCAAATGGGAAGGGCCGGCGTTCAACGCCAGCAGCAGCGCGGTAGCCGTCGAGAGCCTGGTTCTGACGCACAACGGGCTGTACAGGTACCGTTAA